Within the Streptomyces sp. NBC_00554 genome, the region GGGCGCCTGGTCGAAGGTCGAGGCGAAGACCTCGCCCCGGACCGAGCGCCGCATGTCGGTCACTTCTTCGGGCCGCTCGTCGAGCAGCAGCACCATCAGGTGGACTTCGGGGTGGTTGCCCGCGACGGCCGCGGCGATCTGCTGGAGCAGCACCGTCTTGCCGGTCTTGGGCGGGGCGACGATCAGGCCGCGCTGGCCCTTGCCGACCGGTGACACCAGGTCGACGAGGCGTCCGGCGACACCGCTCGCGGGGTGCTCCAGGCGGAGCCGGTCGCGAGGGTGCAGCGGGGTGAGGTCACGGAAGTGCGGGCGGTGGCGCAGCTCTTCGGGCGTACGCCCGTTGATGCGCTCCACCTCGGCGAGGGCGCGGGGCCCGCCGCGTACGCCTTCGACGGTGTCGCCCTTGCGCAGGCCGTAACGGCGGATCAGCGCGGCGGAGACCTGGACGTCGGTCGGCGTGGGGAGGCAGCTCGCGGCGGCGCGCAGGTACCCCTGCCCGTTGTGCGCGATGTCGAGGACACCGGTGGCCTGGGCCGGGAGCTGCTGCTGTCGTACTGGAGGGTGTTCGAGTGTGGTGGTCATGATGGGTGGTCCTTTCAAGGACGGGTTCATGAGGTCATGAGGAAGGGAGGGGGGTGTGCCGGGGGAGGCGGCGTGCTCACGCATCCGTGCGGCGGGGAGACATCACAGCGCGTACGGCGGACGGCAGGAACTGC harbors:
- the rho gene encoding transcription termination factor Rho — encoded protein: MTTTLEHPPVRQQQLPAQATGVLDIAHNGQGYLRAAASCLPTPTDVQVSAALIRRYGLRKGDTVEGVRGGPRALAEVERINGRTPEELRHRPHFRDLTPLHPRDRLRLEHPASGVAGRLVDLVSPVGKGQRGLIVAPPKTGKTVLLQQIAAAVAGNHPEVHLMVLLLDERPEEVTDMRRSVRGEVFASTFDQAPKQHIALAELVIERAKRLVEQGEDVVILMDSLTRLCRAHNNAASSGGRTLSGGVDAAAVHGPKRFFGAARLAEEGGSLTILATALVETGSRADDYFFEELKSTGNMELRLDRTLSSRRVFPAVDITPSGTRREELLVPATELNTMRGLRRALQTRDGQTGLETLIERMRATPDNASFLRQVQPTLHA